One genomic segment of Anticarsia gemmatalis isolate Benzon Research Colony breed Stoneville strain chromosome Z, ilAntGemm2 primary, whole genome shotgun sequence includes these proteins:
- the LOC142986769 gene encoding putative NADH dehydrogenase [ubiquinone] 1 alpha subcomplex subunit 12, with protein sequence MGLIPFDKLARLKRIIKQNNGIIGTISKLWRTDTLKEGRLVGKDEWGNSYYENNYYMISRNRWVDFNPRFNWDYDASQVTATWFGWLHHKTDRLPCQDPAKHTLSCCCWAHCWLQPHRENMSGTDAAYYPYSTKVPHIKTWDGCTLCNRPRD encoded by the exons ATGGGTTTGATACCGTTTGATAAATTGGCTCGTCTAAagagaataataaaacaaaacaacggTATCATTGGCACTATTTCCAAATTATGGAGAACTGATACGTTAAAG GAAGGCAGACTGGTAGGAAAAGACGAATGGGGCAATTCGTACTACGAGAACAACTACTATATGATAAGTCGCAACCGATGGGTCGATTTTAATCCTCGGTTCAATTGGGACTACGACGCTAGTCAG GTGACCGCAACGTGGTTCGGTTGGCTGCACCACAAGACGGACAGGTTGCCGTGTCAAGACCCCGCCAAGCACACGCTGTCGTGCTGTTGTTGGGCTCACTGCTGGCTGCAGCCGCACCGtgagaacatgtctggcactgACGCCGCCTACTACCCTTACAGCACCAAGGTTCCTCACATTAAAACATGGGACG GTTGTACGCTGTGTAATCGACCGAGAGATTGA